The following proteins come from a genomic window of Microbacterium sp. JZ31:
- the ftsY gene encoding signal recognition particle-docking protein FtsY — protein sequence MAEKWSLGRALRGMFTRPTIDEDTWDTLETALIQADFGPDITERIVDQLREDVERYRTTDPRDLNRMLQETLEERFAKYDTTLKLTERPAVVLVVGVNGVGKTTTIGKFAHFLGRYQRSVVVGAADTFRAAAVDQLATWAERGGAAIVRPDREGQDPASVAFQTIDYAKRTGTEIVLVDTAGRLHTKGGLMDELTKIRRVIEKQAPISEVLLVLDATTGQNGVMQAEAFLQHAGVTGLVISKLDGSARGGFVLAVQERTGIPVKLLGQGEGIGDLTGFTPHVFVQALVEGAVD from the coding sequence ATGGCGGAGAAGTGGTCCCTGGGTCGCGCGCTGCGCGGCATGTTCACGCGTCCGACGATCGACGAGGACACCTGGGACACGCTGGAGACCGCGCTGATCCAGGCCGACTTCGGGCCCGACATCACGGAGCGGATCGTCGACCAGCTGCGGGAGGACGTCGAGCGCTACCGCACGACGGATCCGCGTGACCTCAACCGCATGCTGCAGGAGACGCTCGAGGAGCGCTTCGCGAAGTACGACACGACGCTGAAGCTCACCGAACGCCCCGCCGTCGTGCTCGTGGTCGGCGTGAACGGGGTGGGCAAGACCACCACGATCGGCAAGTTCGCGCACTTCCTGGGCCGCTACCAGCGCTCGGTCGTCGTCGGCGCGGCCGACACGTTCCGCGCCGCGGCCGTCGACCAGCTCGCGACCTGGGCCGAGCGCGGGGGAGCCGCGATCGTGCGCCCCGACCGCGAGGGTCAGGATCCCGCCTCCGTCGCGTTCCAGACGATCGACTACGCCAAGCGCACGGGCACCGAGATCGTGCTCGTCGACACGGCGGGGCGCCTGCACACCAAGGGCGGCCTGATGGATGAGCTCACCAAGATCCGGCGTGTGATCGAGAAGCAGGCGCCGATCAGCGAGGTGCTGCTCGTGCTGGATGCGACGACGGGCCAGAACGGCGTGATGCAGGCAGAGGCATTCCTGCAGCACGCGGGCGTGACGGGCCTCGTGATCTCGAAGCTCGACGGCTCGGCCAGGGGCGGCTTCGTGCTCGCCGTGCAGGAGCGCACGGGCATCCCCGTCAAGCTGCTCGGCCAGGGCGAGGGCATCGGAGACCTCACGGGCTTCACGCCGCACGTGTTCGTGCAGGCTCTCGTCGAGGGCGCCGTCGACTGA
- a CDS encoding potassium transporter Kup, whose product MRLERVWIPCEPAVGRGLRRNFALRDTAARTHPDPDDGHALRAGPRPFRPGARALGVVFGDIGTSPIYTLQTIFNPDDPHPVPVDPENVYGVVSLIFWSMMIIVTLTYVSLAMRVDNHGEGGIMALITLLRSWAAKRQVRVTGVLAVLGIFGASLFLGDGMITPAISVLSAVEGLKVVNPDLEAFVIPIVVVIIVVLFAAQKFGTNAVGRLFGPITTVWFVAIALCGVGGILLEPGILVALSPTYAFTFLLGHFHYAFFALAAIVLCFTGAEALYADMGHFGRKPITIGWLFVVLPAVTINYMGQGALILHDEGALASPFFLLIPDALRVPMIILATAATVIASQAVISGAFSVASQAAELGYLPRLRILHTSTDTYGQIYVPWVNWIILAAVLILVFTFQSSTALAYAYGMTAIGTNTITTILFFYVAFRAWKTPRWLLWTGLALILSFELLFVAANLTKILHGAWLPLAIALASFTVMATWQKGRSIVTAKRTKMEGSLAEFMEEIKSRPYEIVTVPGTAIFLNRGKSAVPLALRDNIRHNHVRHENIVLVSVEIATVPRVASRHRVVVDDLGDPTDGITHVTVNFGYAEVTDVPRALALVSPKAACGRLQLDEAIYYLSKIELRAGRKPRMRTWRKKLFLATSRITVDAAEHFNLPLNRTVVLGEVVEI is encoded by the coding sequence ATGCGGCTCGAGCGCGTGTGGATTCCGTGCGAGCCGGCCGTCGGGCGCGGTCTGCGGCGTAACTTCGCCCTCCGTGACACAGCTGCTCGAACGCACCCCGACCCGGACGACGGCCACGCACTCCGTGCGGGACCGCGTCCGTTTCGCCCTGGTGCTCGGGCCCTCGGCGTCGTCTTCGGCGACATCGGCACGAGCCCGATCTACACGCTGCAGACGATCTTCAACCCGGACGACCCGCACCCCGTGCCCGTCGACCCCGAGAACGTCTACGGCGTCGTGTCGCTCATCTTCTGGTCGATGATGATCATCGTCACGCTCACCTACGTGTCCCTCGCCATGCGCGTCGACAACCACGGTGAGGGCGGCATCATGGCGCTCATCACGCTGCTGCGGTCGTGGGCCGCCAAGCGACAGGTGCGCGTGACGGGGGTGCTGGCCGTGCTCGGCATCTTCGGCGCCTCGCTGTTCCTCGGCGACGGCATGATCACGCCCGCCATCTCGGTGCTGTCGGCCGTCGAGGGCCTTAAGGTCGTCAACCCCGACCTGGAGGCCTTCGTCATCCCGATCGTCGTCGTGATCATCGTCGTGCTGTTCGCGGCCCAGAAGTTCGGCACGAATGCCGTCGGCCGCCTGTTCGGTCCGATCACGACCGTGTGGTTCGTCGCGATCGCGCTGTGCGGCGTCGGCGGCATCCTGCTGGAGCCGGGGATCCTCGTGGCCCTGTCGCCCACGTACGCGTTCACGTTCCTGCTCGGTCACTTCCACTACGCGTTCTTCGCGCTCGCGGCGATCGTGCTGTGCTTCACCGGCGCCGAGGCGCTGTACGCGGACATGGGCCACTTCGGGCGAAAGCCCATCACGATCGGCTGGCTGTTCGTCGTGCTGCCCGCCGTCACGATCAACTACATGGGTCAGGGCGCGCTGATCCTGCACGACGAGGGTGCGCTGGCATCCCCGTTCTTCCTGCTGATCCCCGACGCCCTGCGTGTGCCGATGATCATCCTGGCCACCGCCGCGACGGTCATCGCGTCGCAGGCGGTCATCAGCGGGGCCTTCTCCGTCGCGTCGCAGGCCGCCGAGCTCGGCTACCTGCCGCGCCTGCGCATCCTGCACACCTCCACCGACACGTACGGTCAGATCTACGTGCCGTGGGTCAACTGGATCATCCTCGCCGCAGTGCTGATCCTGGTCTTCACGTTCCAGAGCTCCACCGCCCTCGCCTACGCGTACGGCATGACGGCGATCGGCACGAACACGATCACGACGATCCTGTTCTTCTACGTCGCCTTCCGCGCATGGAAGACGCCGCGCTGGCTGCTGTGGACCGGCCTCGCGCTGATCCTGTCGTTCGAGCTGCTGTTCGTCGCGGCGAACCTGACGAAGATCCTGCACGGCGCGTGGCTGCCGCTGGCGATCGCGCTGGCGTCGTTCACGGTCATGGCGACGTGGCAGAAGGGCCGCAGCATCGTGACGGCGAAGCGCACGAAGATGGAGGGCTCCCTCGCCGAGTTCATGGAGGAGATCAAGAGCCGTCCCTACGAGATCGTGACCGTCCCGGGCACCGCGATCTTCCTCAACCGCGGCAAGAGCGCCGTGCCGCTGGCGCTGCGCGACAACATCCGCCACAACCACGTGCGGCACGAGAACATCGTGCTCGTGTCCGTCGAGATCGCGACCGTCCCGCGCGTGGCATCCCGGCACCGCGTCGTGGTCGACGACCTGGGCGACCCCACGGACGGCATCACCCACGTCACCGTGAACTTCGGCTACGCCGAGGTGACGGACGTCCCTCGCGCCCTGGCGCTCGTGAGCCCGAAGGCCGCGTGCGGGCGGCTGCAGCTGGACGAGGCGATCTACTATCTGTCGAAGATCGAGCTGCGCGCCGGCCGCAAGCCGCGCATGCGGACGTGGCGCAAGAAGCTCTTCCTCGCGACCTCGCGCATCACGGTGGACGCGGCCGAGCACTTCAACCTGCCGCTGAACCGCACGGTCGTCCTCGGCGAGGTCGTCGAGATCTGA
- the glgC gene encoding glucose-1-phosphate adenylyltransferase: MAASATKKVLGIVLAGGEGKRLMPLTLDRAKPAVPFGGHYRLIDFALSNLMNSGLRQVIVLTQYKSHSLDRHISQLWRMSGLFNSYVTSVPAQQRLGKRWYLGSADAILQSLNLVFDENPDYIVVVGADHVYRMDFEHMLDAHIASGAECTVAAIRQPITLANQFGVIDVDPGSPASIREFLEKPSQPQGLPDSPGEVLASMGNYIFTTDALVEAVRADGERTDSNHDMGGDIVPYFVDKGTAGVYDMKHNDVPGSTARDRYYWRDVGTIESYFDAHQDLISVLPVFNLYNNEWPIFSRQDNLPPAKFTRDARGTLSTVIDSIVSLGSVISGAHIERSVLGGRAVVESGAMLTDSILFENTRVAAGATVRRAIIDKSVVVDPGASIGVDAEKDRARGFIVTDSGITVVGKGVRVTAD, from the coding sequence ATGGCAGCGTCTGCGACGAAGAAGGTGCTGGGAATCGTGCTCGCGGGCGGCGAAGGCAAGCGACTGATGCCGCTCACGCTGGATCGCGCGAAGCCCGCCGTCCCCTTCGGCGGCCACTATCGCCTGATCGACTTCGCGCTGTCCAACCTGATGAACTCCGGCCTGCGCCAGGTCATCGTGCTGACGCAGTACAAGTCGCACAGCCTCGACCGCCACATCTCGCAGCTGTGGCGCATGAGCGGGCTGTTCAACTCGTACGTCACCTCGGTGCCCGCGCAGCAGCGCCTCGGCAAGCGCTGGTACCTCGGTTCGGCCGACGCGATCCTGCAGAGCCTGAACCTCGTGTTCGACGAGAACCCCGACTACATCGTGGTCGTGGGAGCGGATCACGTGTATCGCATGGACTTCGAGCACATGCTCGACGCGCACATCGCGTCGGGGGCCGAGTGCACGGTGGCGGCGATCCGGCAGCCGATCACGCTCGCGAACCAGTTCGGCGTGATCGACGTCGACCCCGGAAGCCCGGCGAGCATCCGCGAGTTCCTCGAGAAGCCCTCGCAGCCGCAGGGCCTTCCCGATTCGCCCGGCGAGGTGCTGGCCTCGATGGGCAACTACATCTTCACGACCGACGCGCTCGTCGAGGCCGTGCGGGCCGACGGCGAGCGCACGGACTCGAACCACGACATGGGCGGCGACATCGTGCCGTACTTCGTCGACAAGGGCACGGCGGGCGTGTACGACATGAAGCACAACGACGTCCCGGGCAGCACGGCGCGCGACCGCTACTACTGGCGCGACGTCGGCACGATCGAGTCGTACTTCGACGCGCACCAGGACCTGATCTCGGTGCTGCCGGTCTTCAACCTCTACAACAACGAGTGGCCCATCTTCAGCCGCCAGGACAACCTGCCGCCCGCCAAGTTCACGCGCGATGCCCGCGGCACGCTCAGCACCGTGATCGACTCGATCGTCTCCCTCGGCTCCGTCATCTCGGGCGCGCACATCGAGCGCAGCGTGCTCGGCGGGCGCGCCGTCGTCGAATCCGGGGCGATGCTGACCGACTCCATCCTGTTCGAGAACACGCGCGTCGCCGCGGGCGCCACCGTGCGCCGCGCGATCATCGACAAGAGCGTGGTTGTCGATCCCGGCGCCTCGATCGGCGTCGACGCCGAGAAGGACCGCGCGCGGGGCTTCATCGTGACCGACAGCGGCATCACGGTGGTCGGCAAGGGCGTGCGCGTCACGGCCGACTGA
- the glgA gene encoding glycogen synthase, with protein MRVDLLTREYPPEIYGGAGVHVAELVKALRRDIDVVVRCFGAPRDEQDVHAYAVPPELGEANGALQTMGVDLAIARDAAGADLVHSHTWYANFGGHVAKMLHGIPHVATAHSLEPLRPWKAEQLGGGYRLSSWIERDALTSADAVVAVSEGMRRDLLRVYPDLDPGRVKVVYNGIDLDAWRRVEDPDTVRALGVDPDRPSIVFVGRITRQKGLPYLLRAARQLPPDVQLVLCAGAPDTPEIMTEVEGLVAELRETRAGVVWIDRHLPRHELSALLSAATTFVCPSVYEPLGIVNLEAMACGAPVVGTGTGGIPEVVAHGETGTIVPLEQLDDGTGTPTDPDRFVSDLAAALTDMVSDPERARALGEAGRLRAEREFSWRQIADRTHALYADVLAG; from the coding sequence ATGCGCGTCGACCTGCTCACCCGCGAGTATCCGCCCGAGATCTACGGGGGCGCCGGCGTCCACGTGGCCGAGCTCGTCAAGGCGCTGCGGCGCGACATCGACGTCGTCGTGCGGTGCTTCGGCGCCCCGAGGGACGAGCAGGACGTGCACGCCTACGCCGTGCCGCCCGAGCTCGGCGAGGCGAACGGCGCGCTGCAGACCATGGGGGTCGACCTCGCGATCGCGCGCGACGCGGCGGGGGCGGATCTCGTGCACTCGCACACCTGGTACGCGAACTTCGGGGGCCACGTGGCCAAGATGCTGCACGGCATCCCGCACGTGGCGACGGCACACAGCCTGGAGCCGCTGCGCCCCTGGAAGGCCGAGCAGCTCGGCGGCGGCTACCGCCTGTCGAGCTGGATCGAGCGCGACGCCCTGACATCCGCCGACGCGGTCGTGGCGGTCAGCGAGGGCATGCGACGCGACCTCCTGCGCGTGTACCCAGATCTCGATCCCGGGCGCGTGAAGGTCGTCTACAACGGCATCGACCTCGACGCCTGGAGACGCGTCGAGGATCCCGACACGGTGCGTGCGCTCGGGGTGGATCCCGATCGCCCGTCGATCGTCTTCGTCGGGCGGATCACGCGCCAGAAGGGACTGCCGTACCTGCTGCGCGCCGCGCGGCAGCTGCCGCCGGATGTGCAGCTCGTGCTCTGCGCGGGCGCCCCCGACACGCCGGAGATCATGACGGAGGTCGAGGGTCTCGTCGCCGAGCTGCGCGAGACCCGCGCGGGCGTGGTGTGGATCGACCGTCATCTGCCGCGTCACGAGCTGAGCGCCCTCCTGAGCGCGGCCACGACGTTCGTGTGCCCCTCGGTGTACGAACCCCTCGGCATCGTCAACCTGGAGGCCATGGCGTGCGGCGCTCCCGTCGTCGGCACGGGCACGGGCGGCATCCCGGAGGTCGTCGCCCACGGTGAGACCGGCACGATCGTGCCGCTGGAGCAGCTCGACGACGGCACCGGCACCCCGACGGACCCCGACCGGTTCGTCTCCGACCTCGCGGCCGCGCTCACCGACATGGTGTCGGATCCGGAGCGCGCTCGCGCCCTGGGCGAGGCGGGTCGCCTGCGCGCGGAACGCGAGTTCTCGTGGCGGCAGATCGCCGACCGCACCCACGCGCTCTACGCCGACGTCCTGGCCGGCTGA
- a CDS encoding class I SAM-dependent methyltransferase produces MTAAEEFDALAPRLRRWPDVEAHDLVAADVSDRLVLTESETGGDHGEVVVIGDRYGGLTLSLLAADPDARVRVHQDAITGERALRANAERIGIPLDRVTWHGLDASLADGARTVLLQLPRSLDALDEIAGVIAAAAAHDVRLVAGGRVKHMTPAMNDVLGRHFTSVTASRAAGKSRVLHASGAVRGSGSPWPRRRDHPDLGITVCAHGAAFAGTSIDIGTRYLLGFLDGMREAETAIDLACGTGVLATMLARDRPAIRVLATDQSAAAVASARATAAANGVADRVEVVRDDGLHAQSDASADLILLNPPFHSGAAVTDAIAPRLFADAARVLRPGGELWCVFNSHLGYRPILERTVGPTRQAGRNPKFTVTVSVSR; encoded by the coding sequence GTGACGGCCGCCGAGGAGTTCGACGCTCTCGCGCCGCGGCTGCGGCGGTGGCCGGACGTGGAGGCGCACGACCTGGTCGCGGCCGACGTCAGCGATCGGCTCGTCCTGACGGAGTCGGAGACCGGTGGGGATCACGGGGAGGTCGTCGTGATCGGCGACCGGTACGGAGGGCTCACGCTGTCGCTGCTGGCGGCCGATCCCGACGCCCGGGTGCGCGTGCATCAGGATGCCATCACGGGGGAGCGGGCGCTGCGGGCGAACGCCGAGCGGATCGGCATCCCGCTCGACCGGGTGACCTGGCACGGGCTCGACGCCTCGCTCGCCGACGGCGCGCGCACCGTGCTGCTGCAGCTGCCGCGGTCGCTCGACGCGCTCGACGAGATCGCCGGGGTGATCGCCGCCGCAGCCGCGCACGACGTTCGGCTCGTCGCGGGCGGACGCGTGAAGCACATGACGCCGGCGATGAACGACGTACTGGGGCGGCACTTCACGTCCGTCACGGCGAGCCGGGCCGCCGGCAAGTCGCGTGTGCTGCATGCGAGCGGGGCGGTACGCGGATCCGGATCACCGTGGCCGCGGCGGCGAGACCATCCCGACCTCGGGATCACGGTGTGCGCCCACGGCGCGGCGTTCGCGGGCACGTCGATCGACATCGGCACGCGGTACCTGCTCGGGTTCCTCGACGGGATGCGCGAGGCCGAGACCGCGATCGACCTCGCGTGCGGCACGGGCGTGCTCGCGACCATGCTCGCGAGGGACCGGCCCGCCATCCGCGTGCTCGCGACGGATCAGTCGGCCGCGGCGGTGGCATCGGCCCGGGCGACGGCCGCCGCGAACGGCGTCGCGGACCGCGTCGAGGTCGTGCGTGACGACGGGCTCCACGCGCAGTCCGACGCGTCGGCCGACCTGATCCTGCTGAACCCGCCGTTCCACTCGGGGGCCGCGGTGACGGATGCGATCGCGCCCAGGCTCTTCGCGGACGCCGCGCGCGTGCTGCGCCCGGGCGGCGAGCTGTGGTGCGTGTTCAACTCGCACCTCGGCTACCGGCCGATCCTCGAGCGCACGGTCGGCCCCACGCGCCAGGCGGGTCGCAACCCGAAGTTCACGGTCACGGTCAGCGTCTCGCGCTGA
- the smc gene encoding chromosome segregation protein SMC, producing the protein MHLKSVTLKGFKSFAQPTTFALEPGVTAIVGPNGSGKSNVVDALAWVMGEQGAKTLRGGKMEDVIFAGTATRGPLGRAEVQLTIDNSDGALPIEYSEVTISRTLFRSGSSEYAINGESCRLLDVQELLSDSGLGREMHVIVGQGRLDAVLQATPEDRRGFIEEAAGILKHRRRKEKTLRKLEAMEQNLTRLSDLAGEIRRQLKPLGKQAEIAREAQTIAAIVRDAKARLLADEVVQLRSALADHARSEQERHTERLVLQDEVDGVRSRIAQLEREQNAEAVDEARRVTFALEQVQERLRGLFTLANQRLALLGADDDPDTVAITVTQAAIDEAREEITEISDGLGAAQDAVQEASRALVRARGELDALDADIAEQSALVSEHDMRLTALRGSAEAAQLALAAVRGGVLRQQNALDAADQRRIEAAEELERIDPTVVSEGSAAEHQTAYETAQRETGEAEAELERIREAHRAAEREADALTAKVAALSSALDVQNGAAALIARGGAGVRGLVGDEVHVDAGYEAAIAAVLGPLAEGVLVDSRSAAFAVAERAGEFGVVDIVIADAGGAEAGTPAEPGVVPARKVVRAPEGVLRILAHVAVADDLDAARAAFDAAPDSALTIVTRAGEVCTAQTVRAGAGERSRLELQAERDAAAARLAEVRVHVEEHTVLRTEANERLQTARRVAKEALQALREHDAQLAQHAEQLNRATVRHEAAVAECERLQNGLAQAQGAVADAEGKAKAATEELNAALQKPRPILDASARDDYLAALEAAREQEMRARLDVETLRERVRAAEARAVSLERQREREREAAAAAARRAVIRRRQREIAEGVAGELPHLLDSVDRSVTEARMALAEAESARATVTAELRELRGKEAGLRERLTGLTESVHGLELQIHEKKLHVASLLERVASELGLSEDILVSEYGPDQPVPRDTADIRVAEDLVEHAEQGTHAEDGMPATIPYDRRMQERRLRDAERKLTQLGRVNPLALEEFAALEQRHKFLTEQLDDLVQTRKDLMTIISDLDERMQVIFEAAFEDTRTAFTEVFPILFPGGTGSIALTNPDDLLTTGIEVSVRPVGKKIERLSLLSGGERSLAAVAFLTAIFKARPSPFYILDEVEAALDDANLGRLLGVFEQLRESSQLIVITHQKRTMEIADALYGVSMRQDGVSAVVGQRISERAAS; encoded by the coding sequence ATGCACCTGAAGAGCGTGACGCTCAAGGGCTTCAAGTCGTTCGCGCAGCCGACGACCTTCGCGCTCGAGCCCGGTGTGACGGCCATCGTCGGTCCGAACGGATCCGGCAAGTCGAACGTCGTCGACGCCCTCGCCTGGGTCATGGGCGAGCAGGGCGCGAAGACCCTCCGCGGCGGCAAGATGGAGGACGTCATCTTCGCCGGCACCGCCACGCGCGGCCCACTCGGGCGCGCGGAGGTGCAGCTCACGATCGACAACTCCGACGGCGCGCTGCCGATCGAGTACAGCGAGGTGACGATCAGTCGCACGCTGTTCCGCAGCGGATCGAGCGAGTACGCGATCAACGGCGAGTCCTGCCGACTGCTGGATGTGCAGGAGCTGCTGAGCGACTCGGGTCTGGGTCGTGAGATGCACGTGATCGTCGGGCAGGGGCGGCTCGACGCCGTGCTGCAGGCGACTCCCGAGGACCGGCGCGGCTTCATCGAGGAGGCGGCCGGCATCCTCAAGCACCGCCGGCGCAAGGAGAAGACGCTCCGCAAGCTCGAGGCGATGGAGCAGAACCTGACGCGCCTGAGCGATCTGGCGGGCGAGATCCGGCGCCAGCTCAAGCCGCTCGGCAAGCAGGCGGAGATCGCGCGGGAGGCCCAGACCATCGCGGCGATCGTCCGCGACGCCAAGGCGCGTCTGCTGGCGGACGAGGTCGTGCAGCTGCGGTCCGCGCTGGCGGATCACGCGCGCAGCGAGCAGGAGCGCCACACCGAGCGCCTCGTGCTGCAGGACGAGGTCGACGGCGTGCGGTCGCGGATCGCGCAGCTGGAGCGCGAGCAGAACGCGGAGGCGGTCGACGAGGCCCGGCGCGTGACCTTCGCGCTCGAGCAGGTCCAGGAGCGACTGCGCGGGCTGTTCACGCTCGCGAACCAGCGCCTGGCGCTGCTCGGTGCGGATGACGATCCGGACACGGTCGCGATCACGGTCACGCAGGCGGCGATCGACGAGGCGCGCGAGGAGATCACCGAGATCTCGGACGGGCTGGGCGCGGCTCAGGATGCCGTGCAGGAGGCCTCACGCGCGCTCGTGCGGGCCCGCGGGGAGCTCGACGCGCTCGATGCCGACATCGCGGAGCAGAGCGCGCTCGTGTCCGAGCACGACATGCGGCTGACGGCCCTGCGCGGCTCCGCCGAGGCGGCGCAGTTGGCCCTGGCGGCCGTCCGCGGCGGCGTGCTGCGTCAGCAGAATGCGCTGGACGCCGCGGATCAGCGCCGGATCGAGGCGGCGGAGGAGCTGGAGCGGATCGATCCGACCGTGGTCTCGGAGGGATCGGCGGCCGAGCACCAGACGGCGTACGAGACCGCGCAGCGCGAGACGGGCGAGGCCGAGGCCGAGCTCGAGCGCATCCGTGAGGCGCACCGCGCCGCCGAGCGCGAGGCCGACGCGCTGACGGCGAAGGTCGCGGCGCTGTCGAGCGCGCTCGATGTGCAGAACGGCGCCGCCGCGCTGATCGCGCGGGGCGGCGCGGGTGTGCGGGGGCTCGTCGGCGACGAGGTGCACGTCGACGCGGGATACGAGGCCGCGATCGCGGCCGTGCTGGGGCCGCTCGCGGAGGGTGTGCTCGTCGACTCGCGCTCCGCGGCGTTCGCCGTCGCGGAGCGCGCCGGGGAGTTCGGCGTCGTCGACATCGTGATCGCGGACGCGGGCGGTGCCGAGGCGGGGACCCCCGCGGAACCCGGAGTCGTTCCCGCGCGGAAGGTCGTGCGGGCGCCCGAGGGCGTGCTGCGGATCCTCGCCCACGTCGCGGTGGCCGACGATCTCGATGCGGCGCGAGCCGCGTTCGACGCGGCGCCCGACTCGGCGCTGACGATCGTGACCCGCGCGGGCGAGGTGTGCACGGCGCAGACCGTGCGCGCCGGGGCGGGCGAGCGGTCGCGCCTCGAGCTGCAGGCCGAACGGGACGCCGCGGCGGCGCGACTCGCCGAGGTGCGCGTACACGTCGAGGAGCACACGGTCCTGCGGACCGAGGCGAACGAGCGCTTGCAGACCGCGCGTCGCGTGGCCAAGGAGGCGCTTCAGGCCCTGCGCGAGCACGACGCCCAGCTCGCGCAGCACGCCGAGCAGCTGAACCGGGCCACCGTGCGGCATGAGGCGGCGGTCGCGGAGTGCGAGCGCCTGCAGAACGGGCTCGCACAGGCACAGGGAGCCGTGGCGGACGCCGAGGGGAAGGCGAAGGCCGCGACGGAGGAGCTCAACGCCGCCCTCCAGAAGCCGCGGCCCATCCTCGACGCCTCCGCTCGTGACGACTACCTCGCCGCGCTCGAGGCCGCGCGGGAGCAGGAGATGCGCGCGCGCCTGGACGTCGAGACGCTGCGCGAGCGCGTCCGCGCGGCCGAGGCCCGCGCGGTGAGCCTCGAGCGGCAGCGCGAACGCGAGCGGGAGGCCGCGGCCGCCGCCGCGCGACGCGCCGTCATCCGCCGCCGCCAGCGCGAGATCGCCGAGGGCGTGGCGGGCGAGCTGCCGCACCTGCTCGATTCGGTCGACCGCTCGGTCACCGAGGCGCGCATGGCGCTGGCGGAGGCCGAGAGCGCCCGGGCCACCGTGACGGCCGAACTGCGCGAGCTGCGCGGCAAGGAGGCGGGCCTGCGCGAGCGCCTCACGGGACTGACCGAGAGCGTGCACGGGCTCGAGCTGCAGATCCACGAGAAGAAGCTGCATGTCGCGAGCCTGCTCGAGCGCGTCGCGAGCGAACTCGGCTTGAGCGAGGACATCCTGGTTTCGGAATACGGCCCGGATCAGCCGGTTCCGCGCGATACGGCGGACATCCGCGTCGCGGAAGATCTCGTCGAGCACGCCGAGCAGGGGACGCATGCCGAGGACGGCATGCCCGCCACGATCCCGTACGACCGCCGCATGCAGGAGCGGCGCCTGCGCGACGCCGAGCGCAAGCTGACGCAGCTCGGGCGTGTGAACCCGCTCGCGCTCGAGGAGTTCGCGGCGCTCGAGCAGCGGCACAAGTTCCTGACGGAGCAGCTGGACGACCTCGTCCAGACCCGCAAGGATTTGATGACGATCATCTCCGATCTCGACGAGCGCATGCAGGTGATCTTCGAGGCGGCCTTCGAGGACACGAGGACCGCCTTCACCGAGGTGTTCCCGATCCTCTTCCCCGGCGGCACGGGCTCGATCGCACTCACGAACCCCGACGATCTGCTCACGACGGGCATCGAGGTGTCGGTGCGGCCCGTCGGCAAGAAGATCGAGCGGCTCTCGCTGCTCTCGGGCGGCGAGCGGTCGTTGGCGGCCGTGGCGTTCCTGACGGCCATCTTCAAGGCGCGACCCAGCCCCTTCTACATCCTGGACGAGGTCGAGGCAGCGCTCGACGACGCGAACCTCGGTCGCCTGCTGGGCGTGTTCGAGCAGCTGCGGGAGTCGAGCCAGCTGATCGTGATCACGCACCAGAAGCGCACGATGGAGATCGCCGACGCGCTGTACGGCGTCTCGATGCGCCAGGACGGCGTCTCGGCCGTCGTGGGCCAGCGGATCTCCGAGCGCGCCGCGTCGTGA